One genomic region from Bacillus marinisedimentorum encodes:
- a CDS encoding DUF4212 domain-containing protein, producing the protein MKKISKEHADAYFRARTRNIVFYLIIWALVSFGVVLFAEVFSNVSFNGFPFHYFMGAQGAIVVFILLLFVNAVLSDKIDRKFGIDESRNKQISGGKTVDH; encoded by the coding sequence ATGAAAAAAATCAGCAAAGAACATGCGGATGCTTATTTCCGCGCACGCACCCGCAACATTGTATTTTATTTGATTATTTGGGCGCTTGTTTCCTTTGGTGTTGTCTTGTTTGCCGAAGTTTTTTCGAATGTAAGCTTTAACGGATTCCCGTTCCACTACTTTATGGGTGCACAGGGCGCCATTGTCGTATTTATTCTGCTGCTGTTCGTAAATGCGGTATTAAGTGACAAAATCGATCGGAAATTCGGAATTGATGAATCACGCAATAAACAGATCAGTGGCGGAAAAACAGTGGACCATTAA